The following nucleotide sequence is from Stigmatopora argus isolate UIUO_Sarg chromosome 18, RoL_Sarg_1.0, whole genome shotgun sequence.
ATTTCGGTGAGCATGTTTCTTCTGTCAACCAACACAAATGGACATGTTTTGAACCTCCGAACCAGAAATTAATTCTGAAGACAGCGTGTTTGAGTGTTTCAGTCTGCAGCGGAATGGTATTTTATCACATCAGACATAAATGATCAACAGATTAGACGAATAAGCAATACCTGCTATTGATAGTGCTATTGAATAGCAGTAGTCATCATTCACAGACAATCAATGTCGATCGCACGTTAAACTGcgaatttccatctttaggaTTATGTCTACAACGGCGAATGAAATCAGCACATAATACAACAATGATTCGATGTACTGAATTATATTTAGAAAAGCATAAATATGAACTTACAGCTATTGTTGTGAAGACTTCATGGCTGAGTTAATGAGATGCAGCTGATAGGGCGTGGCGTGAGAGAGACAGGTGATACTGTCTGAGTAACAAGCATTAACTAGcaggaacaaacatttttaaataaaaaaatctaatttttagtAGTTTAAACAACATTGCCATGTTGATTAGTGCATTGTGGAATCTAGGGAATGTGCATATTACAAGCACTGTGGTGTTGGTTATtgctaaaatggaaatatttcatgtatttagaagaaaatcatttaaatgaatggaggttttttaagaaaaaaaactaagacaAATATTTCTTAAACAGAAGTCAATTGTCCCCATTTGTATGTTTTCAGCACTGCTAAGCCAGCAAATGGAGGCGGAACTCAACAAAAGCCCCGCCTCCAACAGCAGGAGGCCAGCGGACAAGAACCTGGGCCCCATGCCGCCCGCCACCAAACATGTTCTACGCCACGTTTACGCTCCCTTCATTCGGAAGCTGGCGCAAGTCTTGCGCAATGACTCTTTCCTGTGGGATGCTGAcccttgacctttgaccttgatAGTGAT
It contains:
- the LOC144092731 gene encoding carbohydrate sulfotransferase 15-like codes for the protein MHTVFHFLGLALLSQQMEAELNKSPASNSRRPADKNLGPMPPATKHVLRHVYAPFIRKLAQVLRNDSFLWDADP